One region of Bacillus zhangzhouensis genomic DNA includes:
- the recU gene encoding Holliday junction resolvase RecU: MIRYPNGKSYQPIQQIGTKKRISGESSYSNRGMTLEADLNETNQYYLVNGIAVIHKKPTPVQIVNVDYPKRSAAVIKEAYFKQSSTTDYNGVYKGRYIDFEAKETKSTTSFPLKNFHDHQIEHMRQVEKQGGICFVIISAFGFVYYLPASDLFFFWERQQQNGRKSISRDELMEAGHIMTLGYSPRIDYIKVVETLHFSDESKQPFRSKKV, from the coding sequence ATGATTCGGTATCCAAACGGAAAATCGTATCAGCCCATTCAACAAATTGGGACAAAAAAAAGAATCAGCGGCGAATCCTCTTATAGTAACCGCGGGATGACGCTTGAGGCTGATTTAAATGAAACGAACCAATACTATTTGGTCAACGGGATCGCAGTCATTCATAAAAAGCCTACCCCAGTCCAAATTGTGAATGTGGATTATCCAAAAAGAAGTGCTGCTGTCATTAAAGAAGCCTATTTTAAACAATCGTCCACAACAGACTATAACGGGGTGTACAAAGGTCGCTATATTGATTTTGAAGCAAAGGAAACCAAAAGCACTACCTCGTTTCCGCTCAAAAATTTCCACGACCATCAAATTGAGCATATGAGACAGGTTGAAAAGCAAGGCGGCATTTGTTTCGTTATTATATCCGCTTTTGGCTTCGTTTATTATTTGCCCGCTTCAGATCTCTTTTTCTTCTGGGAGCGGCAGCAGCAAAACGGCCGTAAATCCATTAGCAGAGACGAATTAATGGAAGCTGGTCACATAATGACACTTGGATATTCGCCAAGAATTGATTATATTAAAGTAGTGGAGACACTTCATTTTTCGGATGAAAGCAAGCAGCCATTCCGTTCGAAAAAGGTTTAA
- a CDS encoding spore protein, with product MKKHPAPKEQKPKGKENSTDQLDKKLGGPNRPST from the coding sequence ATGAAAAAGCACCCAGCACCAAAAGAGCAAAAGCCAAAAGGGAAAGAAAACAGTACAGATCAGCTTGATAAAAAGCTCGGCGGTCCTAATCGTCCATCTACGTAA
- a CDS encoding class I SAM-dependent RNA methyltransferase, with protein MKTYTLIATAPMGIEAIVAKEVRDLGYECTVDNGKVIFKGDALAICRANLWLRTADRIKVQVAEFSAKTFDELFERTKAIDWAAFLPKNSTFPVIGKSVKSQLASVPDCQRIVKKAIAQKLKSSYNIQSEWLEETGPEYKIEIALLKDKAVLTLDTSGVGLHKRGYRMDQGGAPIKETLAAALVLLTNWTPDRPFVDPFCGSGTIAIEAAMIGQNIAPGFNREFASESWEWIGEDVWNKARVEVEEKANYDQPLHIVASDIDHRMVDIAKMNAEEAGLSELIEFKQMQVKDFQTNEDYGVIVGNPPYGERLSDKPAVEKMYQGMGEALKNLDTWSIYILTSHEKFEECFGRKATKKRKLFNGFIKTDYYQYWGKRPPRKQTTES; from the coding sequence ATGAAAACCTATACACTCATCGCAACAGCTCCAATGGGAATTGAAGCAATTGTTGCAAAAGAAGTAAGAGACCTTGGCTATGAGTGCACAGTCGACAACGGAAAAGTGATTTTCAAGGGGGATGCTCTTGCGATTTGCCGAGCAAACCTTTGGCTGCGTACAGCAGACCGAATCAAGGTACAAGTTGCTGAATTTTCGGCAAAAACATTTGATGAGCTTTTTGAACGGACGAAAGCGATTGACTGGGCCGCTTTTTTACCGAAAAACAGTACGTTTCCTGTCATCGGAAAATCTGTGAAATCTCAGCTTGCCAGTGTGCCGGACTGTCAGCGCATCGTCAAAAAAGCCATCGCGCAAAAGCTCAAATCCTCCTACAACATTCAGTCTGAATGGCTTGAAGAGACAGGTCCTGAATATAAAATCGAGATCGCTCTTTTAAAAGATAAAGCTGTGCTTACTCTTGATACATCTGGTGTAGGTCTTCATAAACGCGGATACCGCATGGATCAAGGCGGAGCACCTATTAAAGAAACGCTTGCTGCTGCGCTCGTCTTATTAACGAACTGGACACCTGACCGTCCATTTGTTGATCCTTTCTGTGGATCTGGAACAATCGCCATTGAAGCAGCGATGATTGGACAAAACATTGCCCCGGGATTTAACCGGGAATTTGCGTCTGAATCATGGGAATGGATCGGTGAAGACGTATGGAACAAAGCGCGTGTGGAAGTAGAAGAAAAAGCAAACTATGACCAGCCACTTCACATTGTTGCAAGTGATATCGACCATCGTATGGTAGACATTGCAAAAATGAATGCAGAAGAAGCAGGACTAAGTGAACTGATTGAGTTTAAACAAATGCAAGTAAAAGACTTTCAAACAAACGAAGACTACGGTGTGATTGTTGGAAATCCTCCTTACGGTGAACGACTGAGTGATAAACCAGCAGTTGAAAAAATGTATCAAGGAATGGGGGAAGCATTAAAGAACCTAGACACCTGGTCCATTTACATCTTAACGTCACACGAAAAATTCGAAGAGTGCTTCGGAAGAAAAGCGACGAAAAAGAGAAAGCTGTTTAACGGGTTTATTAAAACAGACTATTATCAATATTGGGGAAAACGACCGCCTAGAAAGCAAACAACTGAATCGTAA
- a CDS encoding YppD family protein — MSEFVSKESIMQLLEEIERKIDAVEEELSFAVKQTKCAAIEEQEQIIDRLESDVKDCEVKLHADEYKLAARPAYHAG, encoded by the coding sequence ATGAGCGAATTTGTATCAAAAGAATCCATTATGCAGTTGTTAGAGGAAATCGAGCGAAAAATTGATGCGGTGGAGGAAGAACTGTCTTTTGCTGTGAAGCAGACAAAATGTGCAGCGATAGAAGAGCAAGAACAAATAATTGACCGGCTTGAATCAGATGTAAAGGACTGTGAAGTGAAGCTTCATGCAGACGAGTATAAACTGGCGGCAAGACCGGCATATCACGCCGGATAG
- the gpsB gene encoding cell division regulator GpsB, with protein MLADKVKLSAKEILEKEFKTGVRGYKQEEVDKFLDMIIKDYETFNQEIEKLQQENLHLSKQLEEAVEQGKRQPAQSNTTNFDILKRLSNLEKHVFGSKLYD; from the coding sequence ATGCTTGCTGATAAAGTAAAGCTTTCTGCGAAAGAAATTTTAGAAAAAGAATTTAAAACAGGTGTCAGAGGGTACAAACAAGAAGAAGTCGATAAATTTTTAGACATGATCATTAAAGACTATGAGACATTCAACCAAGAAATCGAAAAACTTCAACAAGAAAACCTTCACTTGTCAAAACAGCTTGAAGAAGCTGTTGAACAAGGGAAAAGGCAGCCTGCACAGTCTAATACAACAAACTTTGATATTTTAAAAAGACTATCGAACCTTGAGAAACACGTTTTTGGTAGCAAACTTTATGATTGA
- a CDS encoding YppE family protein has translation MNTLDNQTLLEHTQELRFWIEEAYEQYQKGKVEEEYPSYDFYTDIQPAVVTFDQKMEEWLTAAISFIEQAKPRYLHQEQLEAVKENGKEVVLQSYFGKQHAPRVKNLVESVVYTLNLLIEEIKKRS, from the coding sequence GTGAACACTTTGGATAATCAAACATTGCTTGAACATACACAAGAACTGAGATTCTGGATCGAAGAAGCGTATGAGCAGTACCAAAAGGGAAAGGTTGAAGAGGAGTACCCATCTTATGATTTTTATACGGATATTCAGCCGGCCGTTGTTACATTTGATCAGAAAATGGAAGAGTGGCTCACCGCTGCCATCTCGTTTATTGAGCAGGCCAAACCTAGATATTTACACCAAGAACAGCTTGAAGCCGTAAAAGAAAATGGTAAAGAGGTTGTCCTGCAATCTTATTTTGGCAAACAGCACGCACCCCGTGTAAAAAATTTAGTTGAGTCAGTGGTTTACACATTGAACCTTTTAATAGAAGAAATCAAAAAGCGCAGCTAA
- a CDS encoding IS3 family transposase has protein sequence MQIARSTYYRWVSEGIREKSQVEKAVISLCTETSFRYGHRKIRKLLQRQYDIKRNRNTVQRIMQKHHLQCRVKRKRKWKSQGESVIIAPNRLNWNFTAIHPNLKWVTDITYIQYGPRTLYLSTMMDLYNNEVVAYTLDDHQQTSLILDTLRAALEKRNSPKGVLVHSDQGSVYSSYAYQKELGVRNLTSSMSRRGNCWDNAVIESFHSSLKSEEFMFTKFNSISEKDVRQRIDHYIKYYNEERIQEKLGYHAPKTFSSMSA, from the coding sequence TTGCAGATCGCCAGATCGACCTATTATCGCTGGGTATCCGAAGGAATACGTGAAAAATCACAAGTGGAGAAGGCTGTTATTTCCTTATGTACCGAAACGTCGTTCCGGTACGGCCACCGTAAGATCCGAAAGCTACTTCAGCGCCAATATGATATCAAACGAAACCGAAATACTGTACAGCGCATCATGCAAAAACACCATCTTCAATGTCGTGTGAAGCGTAAAAGGAAATGGAAATCACAAGGGGAATCTGTCATCATTGCTCCAAATAGATTAAATTGGAACTTCACCGCAATACACCCGAATTTAAAATGGGTAACCGATATTACTTATATTCAGTATGGACCGAGAACGCTCTACCTTTCGACCATGATGGATTTATACAACAACGAAGTTGTTGCCTATACCCTAGATGATCACCAACAGACATCACTCATATTGGACACATTGAGGGCAGCTTTAGAGAAAAGGAATTCACCTAAAGGTGTACTTGTGCATTCAGATCAAGGAAGTGTATACAGTTCGTATGCATATCAAAAGGAGCTAGGGGTAAGGAACCTCACAAGCAGTATGTCTAGACGAGGCAACTGTTGGGATAACGCAGTGATTGAATCATTCCATTCTAGCTTAAAATCAGAGGAATTTATGTTTACAAAGTTCAATTCTATATCAGAAAAAGATGTCAGACAACGAATCGACCATTACATCAAGTATTATAATGAGGAGCGTATTCAAGAAAAATTAGGCTACCACGCACCAAAAACATTTAGTAGCATGTCAGCCTAA
- a CDS encoding IS3 family transposase (programmed frameshift), with protein MGTRISYPVEVKQKAVDMRLAGVSMKEIMEELNIKNKTQVQTWVRWHKAGDTHRFEQPVGKQYTYGKGPEYSSELERLQAENRYLSQQNEVFKKVQRIGKEVDKETSIKLVEELCKTMTVQDICVHLGISRSSYYRWKKDRTQNHSKRQLEKQIGTLCREHKYRYGYRKITALLKMRMRINHKTVQRIMQKNQWQCRVKMKKRKKNGQPYAVAGNVLDRNFQSDRPLEKLVTDITYLPYGQKPLYLSSILDLYNGEVIAFTIGDKQDTDFILNTLDQLPALPENCVLHSDQGSVYTSYEYQKAVHIKGITMSMSRKGTPADNASIESFHSTLKSETFYLNRIDRTTTSIVERTVKDYIYYYNNIRIQTKLNNQSPINYRQLAV; from the exons ATGGGGACAAGAATAAGTTATCCGGTTGAAGTCAAACAGAAGGCTGTAGACATGAGATTGGCAGGCGTATCTATGAAAGAGATCATGGAGGAATTGAATATCAAGAATAAGACGCAGGTTCAGACATGGGTGAGGTGGCATAAGGCTGGGGATACACACCGGTTCGAACAGCCTGTTGGAAAACAATATACCTATGGAAAGGGGCCCGAGTACTCTTCCGAATTAGAGAGACTACAGGCAGAAAATCGCTATCTGAGTCAACAGAATGAAGTTT TTAAAAAAGTACAACGAATTGGAAAGGAAGTTGATAAGGAAACGTCAATCAAACTGGTAGAAGAATTGTGCAAAACGATGACGGTACAGGACATTTGTGTCCACTTAGGTATCTCACGTAGTTCGTACTATAGATGGAAAAAGGATCGGACTCAGAATCATTCTAAAAGACAGCTAGAGAAACAAATCGGCACGTTGTGCCGAGAGCACAAGTATCGATATGGATATCGAAAAATCACAGCCCTACTAAAAATGAGAATGCGTATTAACCATAAAACTGTTCAACGTATTATGCAGAAAAACCAGTGGCAGTGCCGGGTTAAAATGAAAAAGCGTAAGAAGAATGGGCAGCCCTATGCCGTGGCCGGTAATGTACTGGATCGAAACTTTCAGTCTGATCGCCCTCTTGAAAAACTAGTAACGGACATCACATATTTGCCTTATGGACAGAAACCATTGTATCTTTCCAGTATATTGGATTTATATAATGGAGAAGTGATTGCTTTTACGATTGGTGATAAGCAGGACACAGACTTTATCTTAAACACACTTGATCAGCTCCCAGCACTGCCTGAGAACTGCGTGTTACATAGCGACCAAGGTTCTGTGTATACATCTTACGAGTATCAGAAAGCTGTTCATATAAAAGGCATTACCATGAGCATGTCCCGTAAAGGGACACCCGCTGATAATGCCTCCATCGAATCGTTTCATTCCACGCTAAAGTCTGAAACGTTCTATCTTAACAGGATTGACCGAACTACAACTTCCATCGTAGAACGCACTGTCAAAGATTACATTTATTATTATAACAACATTCGTATTCAAACGAAACTAAACAACCAATCACCGATAAACTATCGGCAATTGGCTGTATAA
- a CDS encoding spore coat protein, producing the protein MYHHHHCDPNVTQPIVHPTNHCCTHSESTTIVPHIHPQHVTNVHHHNFKHVHYFPHTFSQVDPTTHQHFNCGGPCCNR; encoded by the coding sequence ATGTACCATCATCATCATTGCGATCCGAATGTTACACAGCCAATTGTTCATCCGACGAATCATTGCTGTACACACAGCGAGTCAACAACAATTGTGCCGCATATCCACCCGCAGCATGTGACAAATGTTCACCACCACAATTTCAAACATGTTCACTACTTCCCGCATACGTTTTCTCAGGTGGACCCGACAACACATCAACACTTTAACTGCGGTGGACCTTGCTGTAACAGATAA
- a CDS encoding DUF1273 domain-containing protein, which produces MKIIAVTGYKPFELGIFKQDEPALQYIKAELQKRLTALIEEGLEWVLISGQLGAEIWTAEVVFELQEEYPALKLAVITPFYEQEERWNEQNKELYEGILAQADFVESVTHRPYESPAQFKQKNRFFIEKTEGLLVLYDPEYEGSPKYMIREAKAYTDYPIMYITMDDLRAQVDAEDPFFD; this is translated from the coding sequence ATGAAAATTATTGCTGTCACAGGGTACAAGCCGTTTGAGCTTGGGATATTCAAACAAGACGAGCCTGCACTTCAATACATAAAAGCGGAGCTTCAAAAAAGGCTGACAGCTCTTATCGAAGAAGGTCTGGAATGGGTGCTCATATCAGGCCAGCTTGGGGCAGAAATCTGGACAGCCGAAGTGGTGTTTGAGCTTCAGGAGGAATATCCAGCGTTAAAACTTGCCGTCATTACGCCATTTTATGAACAGGAAGAGCGCTGGAATGAGCAAAACAAAGAGTTGTATGAAGGAATTCTTGCACAGGCCGATTTTGTAGAAAGTGTCACACATAGACCGTATGAAAGTCCGGCACAATTTAAACAAAAAAACCGCTTTTTTATTGAAAAAACAGAGGGACTTCTCGTCTTATATGATCCCGAGTATGAGGGATCGCCGAAGTATATGATCAGAGAAGCGAAAGCCTATACTGATTATCCCATTATGTACATTACAATGGATGATCTAAGAGCCCAGGTTGACGCGGAAGATCCGTTTTTTGATTAA
- a CDS encoding Hsp20/alpha crystallin family protein translates to MKHEGEKKHELLVNEDMLYEAIEQFFAASPFHEILNSAEALMTTSHSLASITTDVKEDEQNVYIVIQFPDHFVEGDIALEVKAQYLHLSVQEKIKTDTTSSYSIFTKTILMPAKIDEMKMKSVWKNQSLHVSAPKQTTQ, encoded by the coding sequence ATGAAACATGAAGGCGAAAAGAAACATGAATTGCTGGTGAATGAGGATATGCTATATGAAGCGATTGAACAATTTTTTGCGGCCTCACCGTTTCACGAAATTTTAAATAGCGCAGAGGCACTCATGACCACATCACATTCACTTGCATCAATCACGACCGATGTGAAAGAGGATGAACAGAATGTGTATATCGTGATTCAATTTCCAGACCATTTTGTCGAAGGGGATATTGCGCTAGAAGTAAAAGCCCAATATTTACACTTATCAGTCCAGGAAAAAATCAAAACGGATACGACTTCCTCGTATTCAATCTTTACTAAAACCATTTTAATGCCGGCAAAAATAGATGAAATGAAAATGAAGAGTGTGTGGAAAAATCAATCACTTCATGTGTCTGCGCCAAAGCAAACAACCCAATAG
- a CDS encoding DUF2515 domain-containing protein, translated as MLSQEEHIITQQILRETKAENKDNLTRTNAYKRFYDRHPEIKWSLLASFVSRNAGWSMTDLKGELFHPGLTDQQEHLFFTAYERANWLIFSDAYPQLLLYEWSKRCSKPLFHLLPYFSVSRFMSAEWERFWLKRGTERLLYALIINEQYTIQSPIIQNPLLKKNVFHSIQYLFSEWGHFQTVVFPTVDGHLYGLTIRKFSNVKERITLGKKLAKLLFRADLYSNFYHFLHTVPHTGSRFDFESFLGIARRSTPFLRTVYPVMTHSLDDQREDWFQKKLSPSLFNAEPLPKQIELTDWYFHKKRQLRFLFSLEHYFLHK; from the coding sequence ATGTTGTCCCAAGAAGAGCACATCATCACTCAGCAAATTTTGCGTGAAACGAAAGCGGAAAATAAAGACAACCTGACGAGGACAAATGCTTACAAGCGCTTTTATGACCGGCATCCAGAGATAAAATGGTCGCTTCTTGCTTCCTTTGTCTCCAGAAATGCTGGGTGGTCCATGACGGATTTAAAGGGCGAGCTCTTCCATCCAGGTTTAACAGATCAGCAGGAGCACCTTTTTTTCACAGCATATGAAAGAGCGAACTGGCTGATCTTTTCGGATGCTTATCCTCAGCTTCTTTTGTATGAATGGTCTAAGAGGTGCAGTAAACCTTTGTTTCATCTGCTGCCTTATTTCTCCGTGTCTCGTTTTATGAGCGCTGAGTGGGAACGTTTCTGGCTAAAGCGTGGCACAGAGCGTCTGCTTTATGCACTCATCATAAATGAACAATATACTATACAATCTCCTATTATACAAAATCCTCTTCTGAAAAAGAATGTTTTTCACTCGATTCAATATCTTTTCAGCGAGTGGGGACATTTCCAAACCGTTGTTTTTCCAACGGTGGACGGGCATTTGTACGGACTAACCATACGGAAGTTTTCTAATGTAAAGGAACGTATTACATTAGGTAAAAAACTAGCGAAACTATTATTTCGAGCCGATTTGTATTCGAATTTTTATCATTTTTTGCATACCGTTCCGCATACTGGGTCTCGGTTTGATTTTGAGTCGTTTTTAGGGATCGCTAGAAGGTCAACACCTTTTCTTCGAACGGTTTATCCAGTGATGACACATTCATTAGACGATCAAAGGGAAGATTGGTTTCAAAAGAAATTGAGTCCATCTTTATTTAATGCAGAACCTCTGCCAAAACAAATTGAGCTGACCGACTGGTATTTTCATAAAAAAAGACAGCTTCGTTTTCTTTTTTCATTAGAGCACTATTTTTTGCATAAATAA
- a CDS encoding YppG family protein — protein MFPYSNQQPYEFNQFKQRPFPYSEMQQQPPQPPDYFMPPYQGGMNQAPSPVYQPPYGYQENGPPLQPPEAMNPPQMQPPGMMPMQPPMNPYPLPRPQKQQPSQFKSVLSQFKKTNGQYDFNKMFDTAGQMMSTMNQIGSLAKGFTSIFKA, from the coding sequence ATGTTCCCTTATTCAAACCAGCAGCCTTATGAATTCAATCAATTCAAGCAAAGGCCTTTTCCGTATTCAGAGATGCAGCAGCAGCCTCCGCAGCCTCCAGACTATTTCATGCCGCCATATCAAGGTGGAATGAACCAGGCGCCATCTCCTGTTTATCAGCCGCCTTATGGATACCAAGAAAATGGGCCGCCTTTACAGCCGCCTGAAGCGATGAATCCACCTCAAATGCAGCCGCCAGGCATGATGCCCATGCAGCCGCCTATGAATCCTTATCCTTTGCCAAGACCGCAAAAACAGCAGCCATCTCAATTTAAAAGTGTGCTGTCACAATTCAAAAAGACGAATGGGCAATACGATTTTAACAAAATGTTTGATACAGCTGGCCAAATGATGAGTACAATGAATCAAATAGGCTCATTGGCGAAAGGATTTACAAGTATTTTTAAAGCATAG
- a CDS encoding PTS glucose transporter subunit IIA, which produces MLKKLFGFGKHQDDVKEEVIYSPVDGELMDLTDVPDPVFSQKMMGDGVAVKPKSGTIVSPVEGEIIQLFHTKHAIGIRTLSGLELLIHIGLETVGLNGEGFEAHIKEGDKVKIGDLLITCDLELIEEKASSTVTPIVMMNGDLVERFDKEPKGSVEKQMSKLFTVKMK; this is translated from the coding sequence TTGCTGAAAAAATTATTCGGTTTCGGAAAACACCAAGATGATGTAAAGGAAGAAGTCATTTATTCTCCAGTTGATGGTGAGTTAATGGATTTGACTGATGTACCAGATCCCGTTTTTTCTCAAAAGATGATGGGAGACGGCGTAGCAGTAAAACCAAAAAGTGGGACGATTGTGTCACCAGTAGAGGGTGAAATCATTCAGCTCTTCCATACAAAACATGCAATTGGCATTCGAACACTCTCGGGGCTTGAGCTTCTGATTCATATTGGACTTGAAACAGTCGGGTTAAATGGTGAAGGATTTGAGGCGCACATTAAAGAAGGGGATAAAGTGAAAATCGGTGATCTGCTCATTACGTGTGATTTAGAACTGATTGAAGAGAAAGCGTCAAGTACAGTGACACCGATTGTGATGATGAATGGTGACCTGGTAGAAAGATTTGATAAAGAACCAAAAGGCTCTGTAGAAAAGCAGATGTCCAAGCTCTTTACAGTGAAAATGAAATAG